The following proteins are co-located in the Calliphora vicina chromosome 2, idCalVici1.1, whole genome shotgun sequence genome:
- the LOC135951699 gene encoding seminal metalloprotease 1 — protein sequence MLLLRIVFILFGFLVALINAVPIVKRDLDPELMAGQFEGDMLLTEEQLRSITNPFSKIQGRNGLVDESKRWPNNIVYYKIVGNFDATHRQAILEGIATLEARTCIRFHEADDSQPHYLAITSDPGGCYTAVGYLAKVQQMNLEVYPLNEGCFRTGTILHEFMHALGFYHQQSDAQRDDYIEILYDNIIPGKEFNFEKYNKAFVTDFDMGYDYESCLHYRSTAFSINGKETIRTLDSKAEIGQRIGLSDKDISKINIMYKCPIMI from the exons ATGTTGCTATTACGTATTGTCTTTATATTATTTGGATTTTTGGTTGCTTTAATCAATGCCGTTCCTATAGTTAAACGCGATTTGGATCCTGAACTAATGGCGGGTCAATTTGAAGGCGATATGCTTTTAACAGAAGAACAATTGCGATCTATTACAAATCCTTTTTCAAAGATACAAGGCCGTAATGGTTTAGTCGATGAATCGAAAAGATGGCCcaataatattgtttattataaaattgtggGCAATTTTG ATGCTACTCACCGTCAAGCAATCTTGGAAGGTATTGCAACTCTAGAGGCACGCACTTGCATACGTTTCCACGAAGCCGATGATTCTCAGCCCCATTACTTGGCCATAACATCTGATCCAGGTGGCTGTTATACAGCCGTTGGCTATCTAGCTAAAGTGCAGCAAATGAACTTGGAAGTTTATCCTCTCAATGAGGGATGCTTCCGCACCGGTACCATACTTCATGAATTTATGCATGCTCTGGGTTTCTATCATCAACAAAGTGATGCTCAACGTGATGATTATATAGAAATTCTATATGACAACATAATACCGGGCAAAGAGtttaattttgagaaatataatAAAGCATTTGTTACGGATTTTGACATGGGCTATGACTATGAAAGCTGTCTGCATTATCGTTCTACGGCCTTTTCGATTAATGGCAAAGAAACGATAAGAACTTTGGATTCTAAGGCGGAGATTGGCCAAAGAATTGGTTTGAGTGataaagatatttcaaagatcaaTATAATGTATAAGTGTCCCATAATGATTTGA